Proteins encoded by one window of Pseudorca crassidens isolate mPseCra1 chromosome 3, mPseCra1.hap1, whole genome shotgun sequence:
- the SGTA gene encoding small glutamine-rich tetratricopeptide repeat-containing protein alpha → MDNKKRLAYAIIRFLHDQLRHGELSSDAQESLEVAIQCLETAFGVTVEDSDLALPQTLPEIFEAAAAGREIPPDLRSPQRTPPSEEDSAEAERLKTEGNEQMKVENFEAAVHFYGKAIELNPANAVYFCNRAAAHSKLGNYAGAVQDCERAICIDPSYSKAYGRMGLALSSLNKHTEAVAYYRKALELDPDNETYKSNLKVAELRLREAPSPTGGVGSFDIAGLLNNPSFMSMASNLMNNPQVQQLMSGMISGGHNPLGTPGTNPSQNDLASLIQAGQQFAQQMQQQNPELIEQLRSQIRSRTPSASSDDPRE, encoded by the exons TGACGCCCAGGAGAGCTTGGAAG TTGCCATCCAATGCCTGGAGACCGCTTTCGGGGTGACGGTGGAGGATAGCGACCTCGCGCTCCCCCAGACTCTTCCCGAAATATTTGAAGCAGCTGCGGCGGGCAGG GAGATACCACCTGATCTGAGGAGCCCCCAGCGAACCCCACCTTCGGAGGAGGACTCGGCCGAGGCAGAACGCCTCAAAACCGAAG gGAACGAACAGATGAAAGTAGAAAACTTTGAGGCTGCCGTGCACTTCTATGGGAAAGCCATCGAGCTGAACCCCGCCAACGCCGTCTACTTCTGTAACAG AGCTGCGGCCCACAGCAAACTGGGGAACTACGCGGGGGCGGTTCAGGACTGCGAGCGGGCCATCTGCATAGACCCGTCCTACAGCAAGGCCTACGGCAGGATGGG CCTGGCTCTGTCCAGCCTGAACAAGCACACGGAGGCCGTGGCCTACTACAGGAAGGCCTTGGAGCTGGACCCCGACAACGAGACCTACAAGTCCAACCTCAAGGTGGCggagctgaggctgagagaggcacCCAGTCCC ACGGGAGGTGTTGGCAGTTTTGACATCGCGGGCCTGCTGAACAACCCAAGCTTCATGAGCATG gCATCCAACCTCATGAACAATCCCCAAGTTCAACAGCT CATGTCCGGCATGATTTCGGGCGGCCACAACCCCTTGGGGACTCCCGGCACCAACCCCTCGCAGAACGACCTGGCCAGCCTCATCCAGGC GGGCCAGCAGTTCGCTCAGCAGATGCAGCAGCAGAACCCAGAGTTGATAGAACAGCTGCGCAGTCAGATCCGGAGTCGGACCCCCAGTGCCAGCAGCGACGACCCGCGGGAATGA